One genomic window of Prochlorococcus marinus str. NATL2A includes the following:
- the petD gene encoding cytochrome b6-f complex subunit IV — MSTLKKPDLTDTKLRAKLAKGMGHNYYGEPAWPNDLLYIFPVVILGTIACVVGLAVLDPAFLGDKANPFATPLEILPEWYLYPVFQILRVVPNKLLGIALQTLIPLGLMILPFIENINKFANPFRRPVAMSLFLFGTVLTMYLGIGACLPIDKSLTLGLF, encoded by the coding sequence ATGTCTACTCTTAAGAAACCTGATTTAACCGATACAAAATTAAGAGCAAAACTTGCTAAAGGTATGGGACACAATTATTACGGAGAACCAGCATGGCCTAATGACCTATTATATATCTTCCCAGTGGTTATTCTTGGGACTATTGCTTGTGTTGTCGGTTTAGCAGTTTTAGATCCTGCATTCCTTGGAGATAAAGCAAATCCTTTTGCAACTCCATTAGAGATTCTCCCTGAATGGTATTTATATCCTGTTTTTCAGATTTTAAGAGTTGTACCTAATAAGTTACTTGGAATTGCTCTGCAGACTTTGATACCATTAGGATTAATGATTCTTCCTTTTATTGAAAACATAAATAAATTTGCTAATCCTTTTAGAAGACCAGTTGCAATGTCATTATTTTTATTTGGAACTGTTTTGACAATGTATTTAGGTATAGGAGCCTGCCTACCAATTGATAAATCTCTTACTTTAGGTTTGTTTTAG
- a CDS encoding glycoside hydrolase 100 family protein produces the protein MPARFSQQNQRVRPNSNEDKVVARAKEHFEKTLIQISGDIAGSVAALEHPTKNDALNYGEIFLRDNVPVMIYLLTQKRYDIVKKFLTVSLDLQSTTYQTRGVFPTSFVEEKGKLIADYGQRSIGRITSADASLWWPILCWLYVRKSGDQSFGTSQQVQRGVQLLLDLVLHPTFEGNPVLFVPDCSFMIDRPMDVWGAPLEVEVLLHASLKSCIQLMELSRKHQKSRLLDQRLVLTRQWVHDLRQFLLKHYWVTSKTMQVLRRRPTEQYGEDQHQNEFNVQPQVVPSWLQDWLENRGGYLIGNIRTGRPDFRFYSLGNSLACMFGVLTAPQQRALFRLVLHNREHLMAQMPMRICHPPMDIEEWQNKTGSDPKNWPWSYHNGGHWPSLLWFFGASILLHEKRYPKADVLLMGQMRALIEECYWSQLNQLPRQKWAEYFDGPTGTWVGQQSRTYQTWTIVGFLLMHHLLRAEPDDVLMLDLEEEF, from the coding sequence ATGCCCGCACGTTTTAGCCAACAGAACCAAAGGGTACGCCCCAACTCGAATGAAGACAAAGTTGTTGCAAGAGCTAAAGAACATTTTGAAAAAACTCTGATTCAAATTTCTGGAGATATTGCAGGCAGTGTCGCGGCCTTAGAGCATCCAACAAAAAATGATGCTCTTAATTACGGAGAAATCTTTTTAAGGGATAACGTCCCTGTAATGATCTATCTCTTAACTCAAAAAAGATATGACATAGTCAAAAAATTTTTGACAGTAAGTCTCGATTTGCAAAGTACCACTTATCAAACTCGAGGGGTTTTCCCAACAAGTTTTGTTGAAGAAAAAGGGAAATTAATAGCAGATTATGGTCAGAGGTCTATTGGAAGAATTACCTCTGCTGATGCAAGCTTGTGGTGGCCAATCCTTTGTTGGCTGTATGTGAGAAAAAGTGGTGATCAAAGTTTTGGGACGAGTCAACAAGTGCAAAGAGGTGTGCAACTTCTTCTTGATTTAGTTTTGCATCCAACTTTCGAGGGAAATCCAGTTTTATTCGTGCCAGATTGTTCATTTATGATCGATCGACCCATGGATGTTTGGGGAGCTCCTCTTGAGGTAGAAGTTTTGTTGCATGCATCTTTAAAAAGCTGCATACAACTAATGGAACTAAGCAGAAAACATCAAAAAAGTCGATTGCTCGATCAGAGGCTTGTTTTAACACGTCAGTGGGTGCATGATCTTCGCCAATTTCTTTTGAAGCATTATTGGGTTACAAGTAAAACGATGCAAGTTCTTAGAAGAAGGCCTACAGAACAATACGGTGAAGATCAACATCAAAATGAATTCAATGTCCAACCCCAAGTAGTCCCTTCATGGCTTCAGGATTGGCTTGAAAATAGAGGTGGATACCTTATTGGAAATATAAGAACTGGTAGACCAGATTTTCGTTTTTACAGCTTGGGGAATTCATTAGCATGCATGTTTGGAGTATTGACAGCACCTCAACAGAGAGCATTGTTTCGTCTGGTTCTACATAACCGTGAACACCTCATGGCACAAATGCCAATGAGGATATGCCATCCTCCAATGGATATCGAAGAATGGCAAAACAAAACAGGTTCAGACCCAAAAAACTGGCCATGGAGCTACCACAATGGGGGACATTGGCCTAGTCTTTTATGGTTTTTTGGTGCTTCTATATTGCTTCATGAAAAACGATATCCAAAAGCTGATGTTTTACTCATGGGACAAATGCGGGCTCTTATTGAAGAATGTTATTGGAGTCAATTGAACCAACTCCCAAGACAAAAATGGGCAGAATATTTTGATGGGCCAACTGGTACTTGGGTAGGACAACAATCTAGGACTTATCAAACATGGACTATTGTTGGATTTTTATTAATGCATCATTTGTTAAGAGCTGAGCCTGATGATGTATTGATGCTGGACTTAGAGGAAGAATTCTAA